One Amaranthus tricolor cultivar Red isolate AtriRed21 chromosome 10, ASM2621246v1, whole genome shotgun sequence genomic window carries:
- the LOC130825157 gene encoding protein TIME FOR COFFEE isoform X1, with amino-acid sequence MMDRNREARRTAAIVNGLPRRRHRTTTGGSLRESPDDVSPMELQETAARLRDRPGKKDRDRDLRERDRDRERERDRLGTKRRRGDKYSRNKEDGGVDDDSSEESINDEEDEDDDGRLRYIPPANQIPMSSSPAASNLTSHRKSYPPPSKAFRVAPTWKASDEMIGVPIPRKARSVSTKRGHDWSSAAVGEQIHRQPSSSPVSLAAAGTTTVPLPSQGPHMSPSSSTVSIKKKIKANGPPKQRPPKFASKSSSPTTQDEIEIAEVLYGLKRQSQAPSKQDGMMPNDSAKLDSRSVVDSKSRISSPVPNSSSASGLANNSSSSTPPLTTIAPKRKRPRPYPEEIPGGLGPRSSPVSSAAKAEVDQASKPEVASPNTEKNLGSTIQNGGDLANSQEHTAETIPSAVGNTSVIQSDTKPNLVEESKGIRNGVVRAKVEEASSTPKLESAQNHDRVESSTTSTKPTSSPVEPENHKEEKFEIDLMAPPPQSRTSPEREEEMAENGGAGEKPMVMDRKAEANPKEDDNKVNGGDVESHLALGGKCESTDRKEKQTTIDLQLDLQKFSVNDDKLNSHKQQPSPPKINRDDYTNNTNKHGGQSGSAPLAMSVPGVYGGLAPPMGYVGPLQGVVSMDGTPMASPPIQTPPFMFSRQQPKRCTTHCDVAKSISMHQRVMKMNTFWPAAAAAPIFGAKPYNLNMVPSDNKGQPFTYFPGQPAASSKDKSQTPNVPDSSQKKQFLLQPVLPPGAPPNTILQAPALFFPVNQQQPAVANVRPSSAKSPSTVGSAPSNSVSTSGPMGTPAALNASTPTMSFSYPNMGRNETQYMTILGNGAYPYPMTAHVGAAPPYMGGSHPQAMSFFDGSFYSSQMLHPSQLQQGAPSSQSLPIQQQSQQNASLSTSSSSSQKHMQSQQIRPHGSSIPSAGNLNQGLQNFQATTKARTSQLHHEMGSEDSPSADSRTRPNTSVYGQNFAMPFHSPNFALITPPTSMGGAGGGGNNAAGVSNGNLGDKQQQQAQQTHTFPMSFAAPNGATAPGFDICSMAYNPAILQSIPEAALQNYKKMAAAAAVAAASQAAQQKNSYRGPEDGKAGSAAATDSSNMNEERKTMAARASAATVGQSIAFSRDVSDNSVSSMVGNNVVDSSARSLNNLSHGSSARPSRSSVPTSVSNSNASNPQHPQQMLFPKQQQYVVPNASGGRSKIPSTTNGNVYPDHITSSPVMVSKFPNSLSGFSTLVQTSGGPVQSPQLKNITRPNTSQVSSPSASTSMASNTKNLPQQQGRSQQNHTQISFGATAANPKPSSTSQGQQAQNNNQAPSSPMLVGSPSTSSVSKGASGSPRNTPSGNKAGAQGSTLPSQSGRNSQSPSMSTQKPSIFGNLQIMLNSTSGGKSHLQPSQQRALSMQSIQQTQLYFNNPFVQASASTSAAMAGGGYHPQKHRQDGQQQHQQGSKSQASVPITPSSAMMSSCALVSQANTSTSDPAKAVSTTTAAAAAAGANSMKDGVSSQGIFHAAQFASQPAGAPSLLPAGFPYVHAVSTAVQVKSAEQKQPAGE; translated from the exons ATGATGGATAGAAATAGAGAAGCTAGAAGAACGGCGGCTATTGTTAATGGGTTGCCTAGAAGAAGACATAGAACCACCACTGGCGGCAGTTTAAGAGAGTCTCCAG ATGATGTAAGTCCCATGGAATTACAGGAGACGGCGGCTCGATTAAGAGATCGACCAGGTAAAAAAGATAGAGATCGAGACTTACGGGAGAGGGATAGGGATAGAGAAAGAGAACGGGACAGATTGGGGACAAAACGAAGAAGAGGGGATAAATACTCACGGAATAAAGAAGACGGTGGTGTAGATGATGACAGTTCTGAAGAAAgtataaatgatgaagaagatgaagacgATGATGGTCGGCTACGCTATATACCGCCGGCTAATCAGATTCCGATGTCATCGTCACCGGCTGCTTCAAATCTGACCAGTCACCGGAAAAGTTATCCTCCGCCGTCTAAGGCATTTCGAGTTGCTCCCACCTGGAAAGCTTCTGATGAAATGATCGGAGTTCCTATTCCAAGAAAAGCTCGGTCAG TTTCAACAAAGAGAGGACATGATTGGAGTTCAGCAGCCGTCGGGGAGCAGATACACCGGCAACCTTCATCTTCTCCGGTGAGTTTAGCTGCAGCAGGAACAACGACAGTTCCATTACCATCACAAGGACCTCATATGTCACCGTCGTCATCAACTGTTTCAATCAAGAAGAAAATT AAGGCTAATGGACCACCCAAACAAAGGCCACCAAAATTTGCATCAAAATCTTCATCACCTACAACTCAGGATGAGATTGAAATTGCAGAGGTTTTATATGGTTTGAAGAGGCAATCTCAAGCACCGTCTAAACAAGATGGAATGATGCCAAATGATTCAGCCAAGTTGGATTCTAGATCTGTTGTTGATTCTAAATCCAGAATATCATCTCCTGTTCCAAATTCATCATCTGCTTCAGGTCTTGCTAATAATTCTTCTTCATCTACTCCTCCCTTAACCACCATTG CTCCGAAGAGAAAAAGACCACGGCCATACCCGGAAGAAATTCCAGGTGGATTGGGTCCTCGGAGCAGTCCCGTTTCGTCAGCTGCAAAGGCAGAAGTAGATCAAGCTTCAAAACCGGAGGTAGCATCTCCAAATACAGAGAAGAATTTGGGATCCACCATTCAAAACGGAGGCGATTTGGCGAACTCCCAGGAACATACGGCGGAGACAATACCGTCGGCAGTCGGAAATACTAGTGTTATCCAATCAGATACAAAGCCAAATTTGGTAGAAGAATCAAAAGGGATAAGAAATGGGGTTGTGAGAGCTAAAGTGGAGGAAGCTTCCTCAACCCCTAAATTGGAATCTGCACAAAATCACGATCGTGTTGAATCCTCCACCACATCCACTAAACC AACTTCATCCCCAGTTGAGCCAGAAAATCACAAGGAAGAGAAGTTTGAGATAGATCTTATG gcaccaccaccacaatcaagAACATCACCGGAGAGAGAGGAAGAAATGGCGGAAAACGGAGGAGCAGGTGAGAAGCCTATGGTCATGGATAGGAAGGCG GAAGCAAATCCCAAAGAAGATGATAACAAAGTTAATGGTGGTGATGTGGAATCACATCTAGCTTTGGGGGGCAAATGTGAATCCACAGATAGAAAGGAGAAACAAACAACAATTGATCTTCAGCTTGATTTGCAGAAGTTTAGTGTTAATGACGACAAGTTAAATAGTCATAAGCAACAGCCTTCACCCCCCAAGATCAACAGAGATGATTATACCAATAACACAAACAAGCATG gTGGCCAATCTGGTTCAGCGCCTCTGGCAATGTCAGTACCTGGAGTGTATGGAGGGCTTGCACCACCCATGGG ATATGTGGGACCTTTGCAAGGAGTTGTTTCAATGGATGGGACCCCAATGGCTTCTCCCCCAATTCAG ACACCACCGTTCATGTTCTCGCGACAACAGCCGAAGAGATGTACAACTCATTGCGACGTTGCCAAATCCATTTCGATGCATCAGCGAGTCATGAAGATGAATACTTTCTGGCCAGCCGCAGCGGCTGCCCCGATTTTTGGTGCCAAGCCTTATAACTTGAATATGGTGCCTTCAGATAACAAAGGCCAACCTTTCACTTACTTTCCTGGTCAGCCTGCTGCTTCCTCTAAAGACAAGTCTCAGACCCCTAATGTTCCCGATTCTTCCCAGAAGAAGCAATTTTTACTCCAGCCCGTGTTGCCTCCTGGTGCTCCTCCCAATACCATTTTG CAGGCCCCTGCTTTGTTCTTTCCGGTGAATCAGCAACAGCCTGCAGTGGCAAATGTTCGCCCCAGTTCCGCAAAATCACCATCAACTGTGGGGTCTGCACCTTCTAATTCTGTTTCGACTTCAGGTCCTATGGGTACTCCTGCTGCTTTGAATGCATCTACCCCCACAATGAGCTTTAGTTATCCAAACATGGGTAGAAACGAGACCCAGTATATGACAATTCTGGGAAATGGGGCATACCCTTACCCTATGACTGCACATGTTGGAGCAGCTCCCCCTTATATGGGGGGTTCTCATCCTCAAGCAATGTCATTCTTCGACGgttctttttattcttcacaAATGCTTCATCCTTCACAACTGCAACAAGGTGCACCGTCTTCTCAGTCTTTGCCAATACAGCAGCAAAGTCAACAGAATGCTAGTCTTTCTACTTCATCCTCATCTTCCCAGAAGCATATGCAGAGTCAACAGATCCGGCCCCATGGAAGCAGTATACCTAGTGCTGGGAATCTGAACCAAGGCTTGCAGAATTTTCAAGCCACCACCAAAGCTCGGACTTCTCAGCTACATCATGAAATGGGCAGTGAGGATAGCCCTTCTGCTGATAGTCGTACCCGGCCAAACACGAGTGTCTATGGGCAGAACTTTGCAATGCCCTTCCATTCTCCCAACTTTGCTTTAATAACTCCGCCTACTTCAATGGGTGGTGCTGGTGGTGGGGGTAACAATGCTGCTGGTGTTTCTAATGGTAACCTTGGTGATAAGCAACAGCAACAAGCTCAACAGACTCATACTTTTCCTATGTCCTTTGCTGCTCCCAATGGTGCTACAGCTCCTGGTTTTGATATTTGTTCAATGGCGTACAATCCTGCTATATTACAGAGCATTCCGGAGGCTGCCCTACAGAACTATAAAAAAATGGCTGCAGCTGCTGCAGTTGCAGCAGCATCTCAAGCTGCACAGCAAAAAAACAGTTATCGGGGTCCAGAAGATGGGAAAGCAGGATCTGCTGCTGCCACAGACTCCTCTAATATGAACGAGGAGAGGAAAACCATGGCTGCTCGTGCTTCAGCAGCTACAGTTGGGCAATCTATTGCTTTTTCAAGGGATGTATCGGACAATTCAGTTTCTTCGATGGTGGGGAACAATGTCGTTGATAGCTCAGCTCGAAGTCTTAATAATCTTAGTCATGGCTCATCTGCTCGTCCAAGCCGTTCGTCAGTGCCAACTTCAGTTAGTAATTCTAATGCTTCCAATCCTCAGCATCCACAGCAAATGCTCTTTCCAAAACAACAGCAGTATGTAGTTCCTAATGCTTCTGGTGGGCGTAGCAAGATTCCCTCGACGACTAATGGAAATGTCTATCCTGATCATATTACTTCATCACCCGTCATGGTTTCTAAGTTTCCCAACTCTTTGTCTGGTTTTTCGACTCTTGTACAGACAAGTGGAGGCCCTGTACAGTCTCCACAGTTGAAGAATATCACCAGGCCAAACACATCGCAAGTTTCTTCTCCTTCGGCTTCTACTTCAATGGCCTCCAACACGAAGAACCTTCCCCAGCAGCAAGGAAGGTCTCAACAAAACCACACTCAAATCTCCTTTGGGGCTACTGCAGCTAACCCTAAGCCATCCTCAACATCACAAGGGCAGCAAGCCCAGAACAACAATCAAGCCCCATCATCCCCTATGCTGGTTGGATCCCCATCAACCTCCTCGGTGTCCAAGGGAGCTAGTGGAAGCCCCAGGAATACGCCAAGTGGCAACAAAGCGGGGGCTCAAGGATCAACATTACCATCTCAATCAGGGAGAAACTCACAATCTCCATCTATGTCCACCCAAAAACCATCCATCTTTGGTAACCTTCAAATCATGTTAAATTCAACCTCTGGTGGCAAGTCCCATTTGCAACCGTCTCAGCAGCGAGCATTGTCAATGCAAAGTATACAACAAACTCAATTGTACTTCAACAATCCGTTTGTCCAAGCTTCAGCTAGCACGTCAGCTGCTATGGCCGGAGGTGGGTATCATCCTCAAAAGCACAGACAAGATGGTCAGCAACAACATCAACAGGGATCGAAATCTCAAGCCTCGGTCCCTATCACCCCATCGAGTGCTATGATGTCATCATGTGCACTAGTTTCGCAAGCTAATACCAGCACATCTGATCCGGCTAAGGCAGTGTCCACCACTACAGCTGCAGCTGCAGCTGCAGGTGCAAACAGTATGAAGGACGGTGTATCATCACAGGGGATCTTCCACGCAGCCCAGTTTGCATCTCAGCCAGCCGGTGCACCTTCATTACTGCCTGCTGGTTTTCCGTATGTTCATGCTGTTTCCACTGCAGTCCAGGTGAAATCAGCTGAGCAGAAGCAACCTGCCGGTGAGTAG
- the LOC130825157 gene encoding protein TIME FOR COFFEE isoform X4, whose amino-acid sequence MMDRNREARRTAAIVNGLPRRRHRTTTGGSLRESPDDVSPMELQETAARLRDRPGKKDRDRDLRERDRDRERERDRLGTKRRRGDKYSRNKEDGGVDDDSSEESINDEEDEDDDGRLRYIPPANQIPMSSSPAASNLTSHRKSYPPPSKAFRVAPTWKASDEMIGVPIPRKARSVSTKRGHDWSSAAVGEQIHRQPSSSPVSLAAAGTTTVPLPSQGPHMSPSSSTVSIKKKIANGPPKQRPPKFASKSSSPTTQDEIEIAEVLYGLKRQSQAPSKQDGMMPNDSAKLDSRSVVDSKSRISSPVPNSSSASGLANNSSSSTPPLTTIAPKRKRPRPYPEEIPGGLGPRSSPVSSAAKAEVDQASKPEVASPNTEKNLGSTIQNGGDLANSQEHTAETIPSAVGNTSVIQSDTKPNLVEESKGIRNGVVRAKVEEASSTPKLESAQNHDRVESSTTSTKPTSSPVEPENHKEEKFEIDLMAPPPQSRTSPEREEEMAENGGAGEKPMVMDRKAEANPKEDDNKVNGGDVESHLALGGKCESTDRKEKQTTIDLQLDLQKFSVNDDKLNSHKQQPSPPKINRDDYTNNTNKHGGQSGSAPLAMSVPGVYGGLAPPMGYVGPLQGVVSMDGTPMASPPIQTPPFMFSRQQPKRCTTHCDVAKSISMHQRVMKMNTFWPAAAAAPIFGAKPYNLNMVPSDNKGQPFTYFPGQPAASSKDKSQTPNVPDSSQKKQFLLQPVLPPGAPPNTILAPALFFPVNQQQPAVANVRPSSAKSPSTVGSAPSNSVSTSGPMGTPAALNASTPTMSFSYPNMGRNETQYMTILGNGAYPYPMTAHVGAAPPYMGGSHPQAMSFFDGSFYSSQMLHPSQLQQGAPSSQSLPIQQQSQQNASLSTSSSSSQKHMQSQQIRPHGSSIPSAGNLNQGLQNFQATTKARTSQLHHEMGSEDSPSADSRTRPNTSVYGQNFAMPFHSPNFALITPPTSMGGAGGGGNNAAGVSNGNLGDKQQQQAQQTHTFPMSFAAPNGATAPGFDICSMAYNPAILQSIPEAALQNYKKMAAAAAVAAASQAAQQKNSYRGPEDGKAGSAAATDSSNMNEERKTMAARASAATVGQSIAFSRDVSDNSVSSMVGNNVVDSSARSLNNLSHGSSARPSRSSVPTSVSNSNASNPQHPQQMLFPKQQQYVVPNASGGRSKIPSTTNGNVYPDHITSSPVMVSKFPNSLSGFSTLVQTSGGPVQSPQLKNITRPNTSQVSSPSASTSMASNTKNLPQQQGRSQQNHTQISFGATAANPKPSSTSQGQQAQNNNQAPSSPMLVGSPSTSSVSKGASGSPRNTPSGNKAGAQGSTLPSQSGRNSQSPSMSTQKPSIFGNLQIMLNSTSGGKSHLQPSQQRALSMQSIQQTQLYFNNPFVQASASTSAAMAGGGYHPQKHRQDGQQQHQQGSKSQASVPITPSSAMMSSCALVSQANTSTSDPAKAVSTTTAAAAAAGANSMKDGVSSQGIFHAAQFASQPAGAPSLLPAGFPYVHAVSTAVQVKSAEQKQPAGE is encoded by the exons ATGATGGATAGAAATAGAGAAGCTAGAAGAACGGCGGCTATTGTTAATGGGTTGCCTAGAAGAAGACATAGAACCACCACTGGCGGCAGTTTAAGAGAGTCTCCAG ATGATGTAAGTCCCATGGAATTACAGGAGACGGCGGCTCGATTAAGAGATCGACCAGGTAAAAAAGATAGAGATCGAGACTTACGGGAGAGGGATAGGGATAGAGAAAGAGAACGGGACAGATTGGGGACAAAACGAAGAAGAGGGGATAAATACTCACGGAATAAAGAAGACGGTGGTGTAGATGATGACAGTTCTGAAGAAAgtataaatgatgaagaagatgaagacgATGATGGTCGGCTACGCTATATACCGCCGGCTAATCAGATTCCGATGTCATCGTCACCGGCTGCTTCAAATCTGACCAGTCACCGGAAAAGTTATCCTCCGCCGTCTAAGGCATTTCGAGTTGCTCCCACCTGGAAAGCTTCTGATGAAATGATCGGAGTTCCTATTCCAAGAAAAGCTCGGTCAG TTTCAACAAAGAGAGGACATGATTGGAGTTCAGCAGCCGTCGGGGAGCAGATACACCGGCAACCTTCATCTTCTCCGGTGAGTTTAGCTGCAGCAGGAACAACGACAGTTCCATTACCATCACAAGGACCTCATATGTCACCGTCGTCATCAACTGTTTCAATCAAGAAGAAAATT GCTAATGGACCACCCAAACAAAGGCCACCAAAATTTGCATCAAAATCTTCATCACCTACAACTCAGGATGAGATTGAAATTGCAGAGGTTTTATATGGTTTGAAGAGGCAATCTCAAGCACCGTCTAAACAAGATGGAATGATGCCAAATGATTCAGCCAAGTTGGATTCTAGATCTGTTGTTGATTCTAAATCCAGAATATCATCTCCTGTTCCAAATTCATCATCTGCTTCAGGTCTTGCTAATAATTCTTCTTCATCTACTCCTCCCTTAACCACCATTG CTCCGAAGAGAAAAAGACCACGGCCATACCCGGAAGAAATTCCAGGTGGATTGGGTCCTCGGAGCAGTCCCGTTTCGTCAGCTGCAAAGGCAGAAGTAGATCAAGCTTCAAAACCGGAGGTAGCATCTCCAAATACAGAGAAGAATTTGGGATCCACCATTCAAAACGGAGGCGATTTGGCGAACTCCCAGGAACATACGGCGGAGACAATACCGTCGGCAGTCGGAAATACTAGTGTTATCCAATCAGATACAAAGCCAAATTTGGTAGAAGAATCAAAAGGGATAAGAAATGGGGTTGTGAGAGCTAAAGTGGAGGAAGCTTCCTCAACCCCTAAATTGGAATCTGCACAAAATCACGATCGTGTTGAATCCTCCACCACATCCACTAAACC AACTTCATCCCCAGTTGAGCCAGAAAATCACAAGGAAGAGAAGTTTGAGATAGATCTTATG gcaccaccaccacaatcaagAACATCACCGGAGAGAGAGGAAGAAATGGCGGAAAACGGAGGAGCAGGTGAGAAGCCTATGGTCATGGATAGGAAGGCG GAAGCAAATCCCAAAGAAGATGATAACAAAGTTAATGGTGGTGATGTGGAATCACATCTAGCTTTGGGGGGCAAATGTGAATCCACAGATAGAAAGGAGAAACAAACAACAATTGATCTTCAGCTTGATTTGCAGAAGTTTAGTGTTAATGACGACAAGTTAAATAGTCATAAGCAACAGCCTTCACCCCCCAAGATCAACAGAGATGATTATACCAATAACACAAACAAGCATG gTGGCCAATCTGGTTCAGCGCCTCTGGCAATGTCAGTACCTGGAGTGTATGGAGGGCTTGCACCACCCATGGG ATATGTGGGACCTTTGCAAGGAGTTGTTTCAATGGATGGGACCCCAATGGCTTCTCCCCCAATTCAG ACACCACCGTTCATGTTCTCGCGACAACAGCCGAAGAGATGTACAACTCATTGCGACGTTGCCAAATCCATTTCGATGCATCAGCGAGTCATGAAGATGAATACTTTCTGGCCAGCCGCAGCGGCTGCCCCGATTTTTGGTGCCAAGCCTTATAACTTGAATATGGTGCCTTCAGATAACAAAGGCCAACCTTTCACTTACTTTCCTGGTCAGCCTGCTGCTTCCTCTAAAGACAAGTCTCAGACCCCTAATGTTCCCGATTCTTCCCAGAAGAAGCAATTTTTACTCCAGCCCGTGTTGCCTCCTGGTGCTCCTCCCAATACCATTTTG GCCCCTGCTTTGTTCTTTCCGGTGAATCAGCAACAGCCTGCAGTGGCAAATGTTCGCCCCAGTTCCGCAAAATCACCATCAACTGTGGGGTCTGCACCTTCTAATTCTGTTTCGACTTCAGGTCCTATGGGTACTCCTGCTGCTTTGAATGCATCTACCCCCACAATGAGCTTTAGTTATCCAAACATGGGTAGAAACGAGACCCAGTATATGACAATTCTGGGAAATGGGGCATACCCTTACCCTATGACTGCACATGTTGGAGCAGCTCCCCCTTATATGGGGGGTTCTCATCCTCAAGCAATGTCATTCTTCGACGgttctttttattcttcacaAATGCTTCATCCTTCACAACTGCAACAAGGTGCACCGTCTTCTCAGTCTTTGCCAATACAGCAGCAAAGTCAACAGAATGCTAGTCTTTCTACTTCATCCTCATCTTCCCAGAAGCATATGCAGAGTCAACAGATCCGGCCCCATGGAAGCAGTATACCTAGTGCTGGGAATCTGAACCAAGGCTTGCAGAATTTTCAAGCCACCACCAAAGCTCGGACTTCTCAGCTACATCATGAAATGGGCAGTGAGGATAGCCCTTCTGCTGATAGTCGTACCCGGCCAAACACGAGTGTCTATGGGCAGAACTTTGCAATGCCCTTCCATTCTCCCAACTTTGCTTTAATAACTCCGCCTACTTCAATGGGTGGTGCTGGTGGTGGGGGTAACAATGCTGCTGGTGTTTCTAATGGTAACCTTGGTGATAAGCAACAGCAACAAGCTCAACAGACTCATACTTTTCCTATGTCCTTTGCTGCTCCCAATGGTGCTACAGCTCCTGGTTTTGATATTTGTTCAATGGCGTACAATCCTGCTATATTACAGAGCATTCCGGAGGCTGCCCTACAGAACTATAAAAAAATGGCTGCAGCTGCTGCAGTTGCAGCAGCATCTCAAGCTGCACAGCAAAAAAACAGTTATCGGGGTCCAGAAGATGGGAAAGCAGGATCTGCTGCTGCCACAGACTCCTCTAATATGAACGAGGAGAGGAAAACCATGGCTGCTCGTGCTTCAGCAGCTACAGTTGGGCAATCTATTGCTTTTTCAAGGGATGTATCGGACAATTCAGTTTCTTCGATGGTGGGGAACAATGTCGTTGATAGCTCAGCTCGAAGTCTTAATAATCTTAGTCATGGCTCATCTGCTCGTCCAAGCCGTTCGTCAGTGCCAACTTCAGTTAGTAATTCTAATGCTTCCAATCCTCAGCATCCACAGCAAATGCTCTTTCCAAAACAACAGCAGTATGTAGTTCCTAATGCTTCTGGTGGGCGTAGCAAGATTCCCTCGACGACTAATGGAAATGTCTATCCTGATCATATTACTTCATCACCCGTCATGGTTTCTAAGTTTCCCAACTCTTTGTCTGGTTTTTCGACTCTTGTACAGACAAGTGGAGGCCCTGTACAGTCTCCACAGTTGAAGAATATCACCAGGCCAAACACATCGCAAGTTTCTTCTCCTTCGGCTTCTACTTCAATGGCCTCCAACACGAAGAACCTTCCCCAGCAGCAAGGAAGGTCTCAACAAAACCACACTCAAATCTCCTTTGGGGCTACTGCAGCTAACCCTAAGCCATCCTCAACATCACAAGGGCAGCAAGCCCAGAACAACAATCAAGCCCCATCATCCCCTATGCTGGTTGGATCCCCATCAACCTCCTCGGTGTCCAAGGGAGCTAGTGGAAGCCCCAGGAATACGCCAAGTGGCAACAAAGCGGGGGCTCAAGGATCAACATTACCATCTCAATCAGGGAGAAACTCACAATCTCCATCTATGTCCACCCAAAAACCATCCATCTTTGGTAACCTTCAAATCATGTTAAATTCAACCTCTGGTGGCAAGTCCCATTTGCAACCGTCTCAGCAGCGAGCATTGTCAATGCAAAGTATACAACAAACTCAATTGTACTTCAACAATCCGTTTGTCCAAGCTTCAGCTAGCACGTCAGCTGCTATGGCCGGAGGTGGGTATCATCCTCAAAAGCACAGACAAGATGGTCAGCAACAACATCAACAGGGATCGAAATCTCAAGCCTCGGTCCCTATCACCCCATCGAGTGCTATGATGTCATCATGTGCACTAGTTTCGCAAGCTAATACCAGCACATCTGATCCGGCTAAGGCAGTGTCCACCACTACAGCTGCAGCTGCAGCTGCAGGTGCAAACAGTATGAAGGACGGTGTATCATCACAGGGGATCTTCCACGCAGCCCAGTTTGCATCTCAGCCAGCCGGTGCACCTTCATTACTGCCTGCTGGTTTTCCGTATGTTCATGCTGTTTCCACTGCAGTCCAGGTGAAATCAGCTGAGCAGAAGCAACCTGCCGGTGAGTAG